GGCTATCAGTATGATTCCAAAAGTGAAAGATGTCCCGAGTGTGGTGCAACTGGCGAAAGAGTGTAAGATGTGGTCCGCATTTGAACGAATTCTCAAGCAATACAATTTTGAGCcgctgaaagtttttgaagaattgcaaaaaatgcttgaaaaggTACATTTCAGTTGTTCTGTTCGAATTTAAATGTTtacataaaattaattttcaggattaTTTTCTACCGAAAGGTAAGATCTTCTGCCAATTCTTGCTCAATGTCGCCCAACTGTTTTCCTATGATGTCGTTAAGAATGAATGGTCTTGCATCAAACAAATCGACGGGACGTTGTTTTCGGGAGTCCCATTTGATCGCGATGGAAGTGagttggctgaaaattattgaaaaaaaattagaaaattacatttttcatctgaaaaattggaaagttagtctgaaattctgaaatatcaCAAAAGAAATGCGAAAacgataaatttaaaaaaaattaaaaatccaaattaaaaaaaaaaccgaaaacttCAGATAATCATAATAATctatgtatttttcagatctaCTCCCCACTTCTCAAAATTCGCCGACCGAATGCTCTTCTTGATTGtgtcatttttctcatttttccatgTAACACATCtaatcatttcattttcatcttaccattttcatattttaaacttGCTGCACaatacatttttccttttaaaaatcgttttttttttcagtctttttTGGTTTGAAGCCAACAgttatttatttacttttaaacaattatttcaagtGTAATTGTTTTGCTTTTCAGGATCAATGGAGCATCGTGAATATGTTAAGAACAACATGCCATTGATCGGAATTGGCACGTGGCAGGTATTGACTTcgaataaatcaattttttgactaaaaaataaatttaaggttcaaaaagaagaaattctTCGTCAAGTGATTGATGCAGGTTTCAAAGAAGGATATCGATTCATTGATACGGCACAAGTCTATAACAATGAAGCTAAAATTGGTAGAATCTTGGAAAAATTGCTTCCAGCAAATGGGTTGAAGAGgtaggttttaaaaaatttataattgtttctaaatctttttttaatcctGCGAGAAAAAACTGGTTTTGGTGTTTCTTTGATTTGAAACccattttctctaattttcagcaaattgtttcgctaaaaatgtttaaattgaaaaatgaaaaaaaattcgacaaattatATTCTAAACCAATAATCAAagcaaacatttaaaaaaatttaaactaggTTATTCATTCAATATTATGTAATTCAAATATAGTTCAGCCACTTTTAATctacaaaattgagaaataatttttaaaaattcaataaaaccaCAGAGCCACCAATTGAAGctatctttttttcagagaagacATCTGGATCACGTCAAAGTTAGCCCCATCTAATGCTGGCGTTAAGAAAGCTCGGGAAAGCATTGAGGAGTCACTGAGCAATCTTAAAGTCGAATATTTGGATCTTTTGCTCATTCACTGGCCTGGAAGTTCCCTGAAAAGCGAAAATCCGGCAAACAAGAAACTGAGAGTGGAAAGTTGGAACGTTATGTGTGAAATGATGGCTGAAGGAAAATTGCGTTCAGTTGGGGTCtctaattttgagatttgtcatttggaagaattgaaaaaagattcTAATGTTGTCCCAGCAG
The nucleotide sequence above comes from Caenorhabditis elegans chromosome III. Encoded proteins:
- the C35D10.6 gene encoding NADP-dependent oxidoreductase domain-containing protein (Confirmed by transcript evidence): MEHREYVKNNMPLIGIGTWQVQKEEILRQVIDAGFKEGYRFIDTAQVYNNEAKIGRILEKLLPANGLKREDIWITSKLAPSNAGVKKARESIEESLSNLKVEYLDLLLIHWPGSSLKSENPANKKLRVESWNVMCEMMAEGKLRSVGVSNFEICHLEELKKDSNVVPAVNQVEYHPHFHQDDLVKYCNENNIHFQAYSSLGSPTYRKQLSEEPLIKELAQKYNVEIPVLLLGFAYCQGISVLPRTTNPEHVATNFKVTKLAITQEDIDRLLALTVEHKTCWDPRVVV